Proteins co-encoded in one Spirosoma endbachense genomic window:
- the infA gene encoding translation initiation factor IF-1 produces the protein MAKQNSIEQDGVILEALSNAMFRVELANKHEVIAHISGKMRMNYIKILPGDRVKLEMSPYDLSKARIVYRYK, from the coding sequence ATGGCAAAGCAGAATTCTATAGAACAGGATGGTGTGATTTTGGAGGCATTATCAAATGCAATGTTCCGGGTCGAACTGGCAAACAAGCACGAGGTAATCGCTCATATCTCTGGTAAAATGCGGATGAACTACATCAAAATTTTACCGGGAGATCGCGTGAAACTGGAAATGTCGCCTTATGATTTAAGTAAGGCACGGATTGTGTACCGATACAAATGA
- a CDS encoding TerC/Alx family metal homeostasis membrane protein — protein sequence MLSNETVFFLAFATFVLLIMAIDLGAFTKQKSHIVEFKEAAIWSTIWVALSIAFYFFLQQFGYLVHGITGMDRLEEIRNRYAEHVKLVPNNFPASLANFQSNMSLEYITGYLVEYSLSADNIFVFILIFNSFGVHQRFYKKILVWGILGAIILRFIFIFLGSALIQRFEWIMYLFGAFLVYTGVQLFFQGDEDEKIEPSKHPVVRFASKYLNVYHRNVTDNFFVRRKSDHKLFVTPLFIIVIVVAFTDLVFAVDSIPAIFSITKDPYIVFFSNVFAIMGLRSMFFFLSSIMSKFRFLKVGLAVLLTFIGIKMLTEHWLAEMGFQPVYSLYIIVGILSVSILASWLIPEKSPNPDS from the coding sequence ATGCTCTCCAACGAAACTGTATTTTTCCTCGCATTCGCTACGTTTGTTCTGCTCATCATGGCCATCGACCTGGGAGCCTTTACCAAACAAAAGAGTCACATTGTCGAATTTAAAGAAGCAGCAATCTGGAGTACGATCTGGGTTGCTCTTTCTATTGCCTTCTACTTCTTTCTACAACAATTCGGTTATCTCGTCCATGGCATTACTGGTATGGACCGGCTTGAGGAAATCCGAAACCGCTACGCTGAACACGTCAAATTAGTACCTAACAATTTTCCGGCCAGTTTAGCAAACTTCCAGTCAAATATGTCACTGGAATACATAACAGGTTATCTGGTTGAGTATTCTCTTTCTGCCGACAATATTTTCGTATTCATTCTGATTTTCAATTCGTTTGGCGTTCATCAGCGGTTTTATAAAAAAATTCTGGTCTGGGGAATTCTGGGAGCCATCATTCTACGCTTTATTTTCATTTTTCTCGGCTCAGCGCTGATTCAGCGGTTCGAGTGGATCATGTACCTCTTCGGCGCGTTTCTGGTCTATACGGGGGTTCAGTTGTTTTTTCAGGGAGATGAAGACGAGAAGATTGAGCCCTCCAAACATCCCGTTGTTCGGTTCGCCAGTAAATACCTGAACGTCTACCACCGAAACGTGACGGACAACTTCTTCGTCCGCCGTAAGTCTGACCATAAGCTATTTGTTACACCCCTGTTTATCATTGTCATTGTGGTGGCCTTTACCGATCTGGTCTTTGCCGTTGACTCTATACCGGCCATTTTCTCGATTACGAAAGATCCTTACATCGTCTTCTTCTCGAACGTTTTTGCCATCATGGGCCTTCGTTCCATGTTCTTCTTCCTGTCGAGTATCATGAGTAAATTCAGGTTCCTCAAAGTCGGCCTGGCGGTACTCTTAACCTTTATTGGCATTAAGATGCTTACTGAACACTGGCTGGCTGAAATGGGCTTCCAACCGGTTTATTCCCTTTATATTATTGTCGGTATTTTAAGTGTAAGTATTCTGGCATCCTGGCTGATACCCGAAAAAAGTCCGAACCCAGACTCTTAA
- the rpsK gene encoding 30S ribosomal protein S11, which translates to MAQAKRKDKAKKRVVVVESVGQVHIRATFNNIIISITNMNGQVISWASAGKMGFRGSKKNTPYAAQTAAQNCAAVAHDLGMRKAEVFVKGPGSGRESAIRTIQNSGIEVTTIRDITPLPHNGCRPPKRRRV; encoded by the coding sequence ATGGCTCAAGCAAAACGCAAAGACAAAGCGAAAAAGCGGGTGGTAGTTGTTGAATCGGTTGGCCAGGTACACATCCGGGCTACGTTTAACAATATCATCATTTCGATCACTAACATGAACGGCCAGGTAATCTCCTGGGCATCGGCCGGTAAAATGGGCTTCCGTGGCTCTAAGAAAAACACGCCGTATGCTGCTCAGACTGCCGCTCAAAACTGTGCTGCCGTTGCCCACGATCTGGGTATGCGCAAAGCCGAAGTGTTCGTGAAAGGTCCAGGATCAGGTCGTGAATCGGCGATCCGTACCATTCAGAACTCAGGGATCGAAGTAACCACGATTCGTGATATTACCCCGCTGCCGCACAATGGTTGCCGGCCGCCAAAACGTCGTCGCGTATAA
- the carA gene encoding glutamine-hydrolyzing carbamoyl-phosphate synthase small subunit, whose product MKHTQQPEALLVLQDGTVYRGLALGKKGTAGGEICFNTGMTGYQEIYTDPSYYGQVIINTTSHIGNYGVLNDGEQESNSVKIRGMVCNFFSNIHSRYTADGSLQDYFEQANIVGIHGVDTRQLVRYIRSKGVMNCIISSEILDPVVLLAELHKVPDMEGLELSSEVSTKESYEQGDPESKLRVAVLDLGVKRSILSNFNERGVFCKVFPAKTPYSELESWKPNGYFIANGPGDPAAMPYAVETVKQVLDAETPMFGICLGHQILSLASGISTYKMHNGHRGLNHPVKNLITGHCEVTSQNHGFAVRAEEVMDTANVELTHINLNDKTIEGIRRTDKPAFSVQYHPESSPGPHDSRYLFDQFVGMMNE is encoded by the coding sequence ATGAAACATACGCAGCAACCTGAGGCCTTGCTTGTTTTGCAAGATGGTACCGTATATCGGGGATTAGCTCTTGGTAAAAAAGGTACAGCCGGCGGAGAAATTTGCTTTAATACCGGGATGACCGGGTATCAGGAAATTTATACCGACCCGTCTTATTATGGGCAGGTTATTATCAATACCACATCGCACATCGGAAATTACGGTGTGTTGAATGATGGCGAACAGGAGTCCAATAGTGTGAAGATTCGGGGGATGGTTTGCAACTTCTTCTCAAATATCCACTCGCGCTATACGGCCGATGGATCGCTACAGGATTACTTTGAACAGGCTAATATTGTTGGTATTCATGGCGTCGATACGCGGCAACTGGTACGTTATATTCGTTCGAAGGGCGTAATGAACTGTATCATCTCGTCTGAAATACTTGATCCGGTCGTTTTATTGGCAGAGCTGCACAAAGTGCCGGATATGGAAGGGCTTGAACTTTCGTCGGAAGTAAGCACAAAGGAATCTTACGAGCAGGGCGATCCGGAGTCGAAACTACGGGTAGCTGTTCTGGATTTAGGTGTGAAGCGTAGTATATTGTCCAACTTCAACGAGCGGGGTGTATTCTGCAAAGTGTTTCCAGCAAAAACACCATATAGCGAATTAGAATCCTGGAAGCCAAATGGCTATTTTATTGCCAATGGTCCCGGTGATCCCGCTGCGATGCCCTATGCTGTTGAAACCGTGAAGCAGGTATTGGATGCTGAAACGCCCATGTTTGGCATTTGTCTGGGCCACCAGATCTTATCGCTGGCAAGCGGTATTTCGACCTATAAAATGCATAACGGCCACCGTGGCCTCAACCATCCGGTCAAAAATTTGATTACGGGCCATTGCGAAGTGACGTCGCAAAATCACGGGTTTGCGGTGCGGGCAGAAGAGGTTATGGACACGGCTAATGTCGAGCTTACTCACATTAACCTGAATGATAAAACGATTGAAGGTATTCGTCGGACAGATAAACCCGCCTTTTCGGTGCAATATCACCCGGAATCGTCGCCAGGGCCGCATGATTCGCGTTACCTGTTCGATCAGTTTGTTGGCATGATGAATGAATAA
- the rplQ gene encoding 50S ribosomal protein L17 — MRHGKKDNHLSRTHSHREAMLQNLASSLILHKRIETTVAKAKELRKFVEPILTRAKDDTYQNRRVVFQSLTNKETVKELFGAVADKIASRPGGYTRIIKLGNRLGDNAETCLIELVDFNEVLISAAAEKAASTTKTRRSRRGSARPTAEAAPAAEATETPVAEVVVEEAPEAAQTTGDDLTLIEGIGPKIAELLNNAGITTFAQLAASEDEAVQQVLTDAGSRFNVHDATTWNEQAALARDGKLDELKELQDRLKGGKEE; from the coding sequence ATGAGACACGGTAAAAAAGATAATCACCTCAGCCGGACGCACTCGCACCGCGAAGCGATGTTGCAGAACTTGGCGTCTTCGCTAATCCTGCACAAGCGGATCGAGACGACCGTAGCGAAGGCGAAAGAACTCCGCAAATTTGTGGAGCCTATTTTAACGCGGGCTAAAGACGATACCTACCAGAATCGTCGGGTTGTGTTCCAATCACTGACCAACAAAGAAACTGTAAAAGAACTATTCGGTGCAGTAGCTGATAAAATCGCCAGTCGTCCAGGTGGTTATACCCGGATCATCAAACTGGGTAACCGGTTAGGTGATAACGCCGAAACCTGCCTGATCGAATTAGTTGATTTCAACGAAGTACTGATCTCGGCTGCTGCTGAAAAAGCTGCATCAACGACCAAAACACGTCGTAGCCGTCGCGGTAGTGCTCGCCCAACTGCTGAAGCTGCTCCTGCTGCTGAAGCGACCGAAACGCCTGTTGCTGAGGTTGTTGTTGAAGAAGCTCCTGAAGCTGCTCAAACAACGGGTGATGATCTGACGCTGATTGAAGGTATTGGCCCAAAGATTGCTGAGCTGCTCAACAACGCTGGTATCACTACATTTGCACAACTAGCTGCTTCAGAAGACGAAGCCGTTCAGCAAGTGCTGACAGACGCAGGCTCTCGCTTCAACGTACATGATGCAACAACCTGGAACGAACAGGCTGCTCTGGCACGTGATGGCAAACTAGACGAACTGAAAGAGTTACAGGATCGTTTGAAAGGTGGTAAAGAAGAATAA
- the rpsD gene encoding 30S ribosomal protein S4: MARYTGPKAKVSRKFGEPILGPSKALQKKNYGPGMHGRGRKRKQSEYALQLLEKQKVKYTYGILERQFRALFHRAQVREGITGENLLKLCEARLDNTVYRLGIASSRRAARQLVSHKHIIVDGEVVNIPSYSLKPGQLIGVREKSKSLEAVTSSLSARNTKRYNWVEWDNQELTGKFISYPERDQIPENFNEQAIVELYSK, encoded by the coding sequence ATGGCACGTTACACTGGGCCTAAAGCCAAAGTTTCGCGTAAGTTCGGCGAGCCCATCTTGGGACCGAGCAAGGCGCTCCAAAAGAAAAATTACGGACCGGGTATGCACGGTCGCGGACGCAAACGGAAACAATCCGAATATGCGCTCCAATTGCTCGAGAAGCAAAAAGTAAAATATACCTATGGCATTCTGGAACGCCAGTTCCGGGCATTGTTCCACCGGGCTCAGGTTCGGGAAGGTATCACCGGCGAAAACCTGTTGAAGTTGTGCGAAGCTCGGTTAGATAACACAGTTTATCGCCTTGGTATCGCTTCGTCACGTCGTGCAGCTCGCCAGTTAGTATCACACAAGCATATTATTGTTGACGGTGAAGTTGTCAACATTCCTTCTTATTCATTGAAGCCAGGTCAATTGATCGGCGTTCGTGAAAAATCGAAGTCGCTTGAAGCCGTTACTTCCAGCCTGTCAGCTCGTAACACAAAACGTTACAACTGGGTTGAGTGGGACAATCAGGAGCTAACGGGTAAGTTCATCAGCTATCCTGAACGTGATCAGATTCCTGAGAACTTCAACGAACAGGCCATCGTCGAATTATATTCGAAGTAA
- the ykgO gene encoding type B 50S ribosomal protein L36, translating to MKVKASIKKRSEDCIVIRRKGKLYVINKKNPRYKQRQG from the coding sequence ATGAAAGTTAAAGCGTCCATCAAGAAGCGCAGCGAAGACTGCATCGTGATCCGTCGGAAAGGAAAGCTGTACGTGATCAACAAGAAGAATCCCCGTTATAAACAAAGACAAGGCTAA
- a CDS encoding DNA-directed RNA polymerase subunit alpha — protein MSILAFQMPDKVVVEKADDFHGVFEFKPLEKGYGVTIGNALRRILLSSLEGYAITSVKFPGVLHEFSSIEGVVEDVTEIILNLKMVRFKKISDMVDNKITVNIKKQSVLKAGDISKFSPSFEVLNPELEICHIDDTRDLEMEIFVEKGRGYVPADEPRANELPFGHIPIDAIYTPIKNVKYSVENTRVEQKTDYERLLLDIETDGSIHPEEALKGAAYILIQHFMLFSDQTMTFETTKPEEENVVDEEVLHMRKLLKTSLADLDLSVRAYNCLKSADVRTLGDLVRLEISDMMKFRNFGKKSLTELEQLVAEKNLTFGMDVAKYRLDED, from the coding sequence ATGTCAATTTTAGCGTTCCAAATGCCCGACAAAGTCGTAGTGGAGAAAGCTGACGACTTTCACGGGGTGTTTGAATTCAAACCCCTTGAAAAAGGATACGGTGTAACAATCGGCAATGCGCTTCGGCGTATTTTGCTGTCATCGCTGGAAGGTTATGCGATCACAAGCGTAAAATTTCCGGGTGTGTTGCACGAATTTTCTTCAATCGAGGGTGTGGTTGAAGACGTGACTGAAATCATTCTGAACCTTAAAATGGTTCGTTTTAAGAAGATTTCAGACATGGTTGACAACAAAATTACGGTCAACATCAAGAAGCAATCAGTCTTAAAGGCTGGTGATATATCCAAATTCTCGCCATCATTCGAGGTGCTGAATCCAGAACTGGAAATCTGCCACATCGATGATACACGGGATCTGGAAATGGAAATCTTCGTGGAAAAAGGTCGTGGCTATGTTCCGGCTGATGAACCACGGGCGAATGAACTTCCGTTTGGCCATATACCCATCGATGCTATTTATACGCCAATCAAAAACGTAAAATATAGCGTTGAAAACACACGGGTTGAGCAGAAAACAGATTATGAGCGTCTTTTACTGGACATCGAAACAGATGGTTCGATCCACCCCGAAGAAGCGCTGAAAGGTGCAGCTTATATTCTGATTCAGCACTTCATGCTGTTCTCGGATCAGACGATGACGTTTGAAACGACGAAGCCTGAAGAAGAAAACGTGGTCGATGAAGAAGTACTGCACATGCGGAAACTGCTCAAAACCTCGTTGGCTGACCTCGACTTGTCTGTTCGTGCTTACAACTGCCTCAAGTCGGCTGATGTGCGCACATTGGGTGATCTTGTTCGGTTAGAAATTTCGGACATGATGAAATTCCGCAACTTCGGTAAGAAGTCATTGACGGAATTGGAACAACTCGTTGCGGAAAAGAACCTGACGTTCGGTATGGACGTCGCTAAGTACAGATTAGACGAAGACTAA
- the rpsM gene encoding 30S ribosomal protein S13, with translation MARIAGVDIPDKKRGEIALTYIYGIGRSRAKKILTDAGINVDKKASEWSDEEASAVRNAISNEYKVEGQLRSEVQLSIKRLMDIGCYRGLRHRKGLPVRGQHTKNNSRTRKGKRKTVANKKKVTK, from the coding sequence ATGGCACGTATTGCAGGTGTTGATATTCCAGACAAGAAGCGTGGCGAAATCGCGCTGACATACATCTACGGCATTGGCCGCAGCCGGGCAAAGAAAATCTTGACCGACGCAGGTATCAATGTTGACAAAAAAGCCAGCGAGTGGTCGGATGAAGAAGCTAGCGCAGTGCGTAATGCGATCTCAAACGAGTACAAGGTAGAAGGTCAGCTACGTTCTGAAGTTCAGTTGAGCATCAAACGCTTGATGGACATTGGTTGCTACCGAGGCCTACGTCACCGGAAAGGCTTGCCCGTTCGTGGTCAGCATACGAAAAACAACTCCCGTACTCGTAAGGGTAAACGGAAGACTGTTGCTAACAAGAAGAAAGTCACCAAATAA
- a CDS encoding AAA domain-containing protein, with protein MKIDQNRQQVQTILRSFRRRLTNLSSRNRSLLLTSLPAGQFLDLHETDFLLNKPSFTLIADLIGRKASLTISEVLDPRQERSNEVSQKIRRIARTATFITEERGTEDLYIGWPFVRGKFLDDTVVHAPLLFFPVQIEQQGKFWKLIRRGDEFVFLNPTFALAYGQFNQVKISDEVLEKPLDDFDRDVLVFRTQLYEWLKSSPLEINFNQNLFTDILQFFDKQTAKSLGQLERIGELKLHSEAVLGIFPQAGSFLVPDYDALLARDEEQDADNDEFQGLFPSALSFPTPSFLPENKIHTPLPLDASQEVALRAVKSGQSLVVQGPPGTGKSQLIANLMADAAAGGKRVLLVCQKRAALDVVQERLRQVGMAPFLALIHDFQDDRRALYAQIAGQVEQLDSYRQKNNSLNAVLLERDFDQESRRIDEAVTELQVFKDALFNTSECGVSAKELYLTTNPAVPSIPLEESYPHFPVDAVDNFLRRLGAYADYQQRLGSNHLWSQRVSFSSFAPLDLAKADQTIKQWSETAQTAIEQTSILLGQSPSVPQLTDWLAHDWELTALLSLLDDTNETEFWPIIHYLRSTPNHPVFSSSEIQLESLANDWETALASPGPESTLSTVETPAFALLVADALQARPSWVRWNWWQLTNTGKTQLQVVAASNQLTLSERDLQTLRDRVAKRIQLETIKRQISPLLADLPLAETPAGLRLLRRAIHFVERLKSIRVLDQLPISAWLTSLTFRDTIARLLSTASMVDQQRIASQKYLLDSQLEEIWQNRSLAELLRQSLRQDFDLLVEADRLKEGFSEIEILVVEQLGSRNPAEWVETFTNSLRLAWLDHLERKYPELRSVSSLKMGHTEDALQESVQRKQTLSRDILLMKLREQTYRNLTFNRLNNIVTYRDLLHQTTKKRNIWPVRKLMESFAEEVFKLVPCWLASPESVSAMFPLREGLFDLVIFDEASQCFAENGIPAMFRAKQVVVTGDNQQLRPSDLYRVQVDDPETADETLPTALEVESLLELAAQQLPQISLTEHYRSRSLDLITFSNQHFYQNKLQLLPYFNDANRHEPAIRYLNVKGVWDKNTNLAEAEAVLELLDQIAIEMPGRSVGVVTFNYPQQQLIQDMLETKMVDRSNLSSADSERDFSAPLLVKNIENVQGDERDIIIFSIGYAPDERGRLSMQFGSLNAKGGANRLNVAVTRARERVYVVTSLWPEQLNVAEAANEGPKLLRSYLEYALRVAKGDFESYYQPNPILAINSLLKVQLEAQHPNWRTELPFADLTVKANGFYESLVLTDDEAYYQQSLKQSHAYLPIALRARNWPFQRFWSREFWRSAGN; from the coding sequence GTGAAAATCGATCAAAATCGCCAGCAGGTTCAGACCATACTCCGTTCGTTCCGACGACGCCTGACTAATCTTAGCAGTCGTAATCGGTCCCTGTTATTGACAAGCTTACCAGCCGGACAATTTCTGGACCTACACGAAACTGATTTTCTGCTTAACAAGCCATCCTTTACCCTGATTGCTGATCTTATCGGGAGGAAAGCGTCCCTGACAATAAGTGAAGTGCTTGACCCCCGACAGGAACGCAGCAATGAAGTAAGTCAAAAAATCAGGCGTATTGCCCGGACGGCTACGTTCATAACCGAAGAACGCGGCACGGAGGATTTATACATTGGCTGGCCATTTGTGCGGGGTAAATTTCTGGATGATACCGTAGTTCATGCACCGCTTCTTTTTTTCCCTGTGCAAATCGAACAACAGGGTAAGTTCTGGAAACTGATACGGCGAGGTGACGAATTTGTCTTTCTTAACCCGACGTTCGCGTTGGCTTACGGGCAGTTTAATCAGGTCAAAATTTCGGATGAAGTCCTTGAAAAACCGCTGGACGACTTTGACCGCGATGTACTCGTTTTTCGTACACAGCTTTACGAGTGGCTAAAGTCCAGCCCGCTGGAAATCAACTTCAATCAGAATCTTTTCACTGATATCCTCCAGTTTTTTGATAAACAGACGGCCAAAAGCCTTGGTCAACTGGAGCGCATTGGTGAGCTAAAACTCCATTCTGAAGCTGTTTTAGGCATTTTTCCTCAGGCCGGATCGTTTTTGGTACCCGATTATGATGCACTTCTGGCAAGAGACGAGGAGCAGGATGCGGACAATGACGAATTTCAGGGATTATTTCCCTCTGCCCTCTCCTTCCCCACACCTTCATTCCTGCCCGAAAATAAAATTCATACTCCCCTGCCGCTCGATGCTTCGCAGGAAGTCGCCTTACGCGCGGTGAAAAGTGGGCAGTCGCTGGTTGTGCAAGGACCTCCGGGTACAGGCAAGTCCCAACTGATTGCGAACTTAATGGCCGACGCGGCCGCCGGAGGTAAGCGGGTATTGCTTGTCTGCCAGAAACGTGCCGCGCTCGATGTTGTACAGGAACGTCTCCGACAGGTCGGTATGGCCCCGTTTCTTGCCCTTATTCATGACTTTCAGGACGACCGTCGCGCACTGTATGCACAGATTGCCGGACAGGTTGAGCAGCTGGACAGTTACCGCCAGAAAAACAACAGCCTTAATGCGGTGCTGCTTGAACGGGATTTTGATCAGGAAAGCCGTCGAATTGATGAGGCAGTCACTGAACTTCAGGTATTTAAAGATGCCCTATTTAATACCAGTGAGTGCGGAGTTTCTGCTAAGGAGCTTTATTTAACGACGAATCCAGCTGTCCCTTCGATTCCGCTGGAAGAAAGTTATCCACATTTCCCTGTTGACGCTGTGGATAACTTTCTTCGGCGGCTCGGCGCTTATGCAGATTACCAACAACGGCTAGGATCGAACCATCTCTGGAGTCAACGAGTTAGCTTCAGTTCGTTTGCACCACTGGATTTGGCGAAGGCTGATCAGACTATTAAACAATGGTCTGAGACGGCACAAACGGCAATTGAACAAACAAGTATTCTTCTGGGACAATCGCCCTCTGTACCTCAATTAACTGACTGGCTAGCGCACGATTGGGAGTTAACCGCGTTACTGTCTCTGCTCGATGACACCAATGAGACAGAATTCTGGCCCATTATACACTATCTGCGAAGCACTCCCAACCATCCCGTTTTCAGTAGCAGTGAGATTCAGCTCGAATCATTGGCCAACGATTGGGAAACAGCGCTGGCATCACCAGGTCCTGAATCGACATTATCTACAGTTGAAACCCCAGCATTTGCGTTATTAGTGGCCGACGCGTTACAGGCTCGCCCGTCCTGGGTACGCTGGAACTGGTGGCAGTTAACCAATACGGGCAAAACCCAGCTACAGGTTGTAGCGGCTTCCAATCAGTTGACCCTGTCGGAAAGAGATCTGCAAACGCTTCGGGACCGGGTAGCAAAACGAATCCAGCTCGAGACGATTAAGCGGCAAATCAGCCCACTACTAGCCGATCTGCCACTAGCCGAGACTCCTGCCGGTTTACGGCTTCTCCGGCGGGCTATTCACTTCGTCGAGCGGCTAAAATCGATTCGGGTACTCGATCAATTGCCGATATCAGCCTGGTTAACGAGCCTTACATTTCGTGACACTATTGCCCGCTTGCTCTCAACAGCAAGCATGGTCGATCAGCAACGAATCGCTTCACAGAAATACTTACTTGACTCCCAGCTGGAAGAAATCTGGCAGAATCGTTCATTGGCTGAACTACTTCGGCAATCGCTCCGTCAGGATTTTGACTTGCTGGTGGAAGCAGACCGGCTCAAAGAGGGGTTTTCAGAAATTGAAATACTGGTCGTTGAACAACTGGGGTCCAGGAACCCAGCCGAATGGGTCGAGACCTTCACGAACTCCCTTCGCTTAGCCTGGCTCGATCACCTGGAGCGTAAATATCCTGAGCTGCGCAGTGTTTCTTCGCTGAAAATGGGGCACACTGAAGATGCCTTACAGGAGAGTGTTCAGCGTAAGCAGACGCTTAGCCGTGATATTCTGCTCATGAAACTTCGGGAGCAAACCTACCGTAATCTGACCTTCAATCGGCTCAATAACATTGTAACCTACCGCGATCTGCTTCATCAAACAACCAAGAAGCGAAACATCTGGCCAGTTCGGAAACTAATGGAGTCGTTTGCCGAGGAGGTTTTTAAACTAGTGCCTTGCTGGTTGGCCTCACCCGAATCGGTATCGGCGATGTTCCCGCTTCGCGAAGGTCTCTTCGATCTCGTTATTTTCGACGAAGCTTCTCAGTGTTTTGCAGAAAATGGTATTCCTGCGATGTTTCGGGCTAAGCAGGTCGTTGTCACTGGCGATAATCAACAACTTCGGCCCAGTGATCTTTATCGTGTTCAGGTAGATGATCCAGAAACTGCTGACGAAACCCTCCCGACCGCTCTTGAAGTTGAATCGTTACTTGAATTAGCAGCTCAGCAATTGCCGCAGATTTCGCTAACCGAACACTATCGTAGCCGCTCTCTAGACCTCATCACGTTCTCGAATCAGCATTTTTATCAGAACAAATTACAACTCCTGCCTTATTTCAACGATGCTAACCGACACGAACCCGCTATTCGCTATTTGAACGTTAAAGGCGTCTGGGATAAAAACACGAATCTCGCTGAGGCCGAAGCCGTTCTGGAACTTCTCGATCAAATCGCCATTGAAATGCCCGGTCGATCGGTTGGTGTTGTGACCTTCAACTATCCGCAACAGCAGTTGATTCAGGATATGCTGGAAACTAAGATGGTTGACAGGTCTAATCTATCTTCTGCTGATTCTGAGCGAGACTTTTCAGCGCCTTTGCTGGTAAAAAACATCGAAAATGTTCAGGGTGACGAACGGGATATTATTATTTTCTCCATCGGCTACGCTCCTGATGAACGGGGGCGGCTTTCAATGCAATTTGGTAGCTTAAATGCAAAAGGGGGTGCTAATCGCCTGAACGTAGCAGTCACGCGAGCGCGTGAGCGTGTGTATGTCGTTACCAGTCTATGGCCCGAACAATTAAATGTGGCTGAGGCCGCAAATGAAGGCCCCAAATTACTACGCTCTTACTTGGAGTACGCCCTCAGGGTAGCTAAGGGAGATTTTGAGTCTTATTATCAGCCAAACCCAATTCTGGCGATCAATTCACTATTAAAAGTTCAATTAGAAGCTCAGCACCCCAATTGGCGAACTGAACTTCCTTTCGCAGACTTAACGGTTAAGGCTAACGGGTTCTATGAATCGCTTGTTTTAACCGATGATGAGGCTTATTACCAACAGTCGTTGAAGCAATCCCACGCCTATTTACCAATTGCGCTCCGAGCCAGAAACTGGCCCTTTCAACGCTTCTGGAGCCGTGAATTCTGGCGATCAGCTGGTAATTAA
- a CDS encoding glycosyltransferase family 2 protein: MFNNKKVIVVMPAYRAALTLERTYREIPFDLVDDVILVDDASPDNTVDVARQLGIRHVIRHDRNKGYGGNQKTCYAKALELGADIVVMLHPDYQYTPMLLPAMISIIGNGLYPVVFASRILGKGALKGGMPMYKYIANRFLTFAQNLLMNQKLSEYHTGYRAFSGEVLRSLDFTHNSDDFIFDNEMIAQIFYKGYEIAEVTCPTKYFKEASSINFRRSSIYGLGVLRTSLLYFFTKLGLMRWKILT; encoded by the coding sequence ATGTTTAATAATAAAAAAGTTATTGTGGTAATGCCCGCTTATCGGGCAGCACTAACGCTTGAGCGTACGTACCGGGAAATTCCGTTTGATCTTGTCGATGATGTAATTCTGGTAGACGATGCCAGTCCTGATAATACCGTTGACGTTGCCCGGCAGTTGGGTATCCGGCACGTTATCCGGCATGACCGGAATAAAGGCTATGGCGGTAATCAAAAAACCTGTTATGCCAAAGCCCTGGAGCTGGGGGCTGATATTGTTGTGATGTTGCATCCTGATTACCAGTATACACCCATGCTGCTACCCGCCATGATCTCTATCATTGGTAACGGGCTTTATCCTGTCGTTTTTGCGTCGCGTATTTTAGGAAAAGGGGCACTCAAGGGTGGTATGCCAATGTACAAATACATTGCCAACAGATTTTTGACGTTTGCGCAGAATCTGTTGATGAATCAGAAGTTGTCGGAATATCACACGGGCTACCGGGCTTTCTCTGGTGAAGTACTGCGGAGTTTGGACTTTACGCATAATTCCGACGATTTCATTTTTGATAACGAAATGATCGCCCAGATTTTCTACAAGGGTTACGAGATTGCCGAAGTTACCTGTCCAACAAAGTACTTCAAAGAAGCTTCGTCGATCAACTTCCGTAGAAGCTCCATCTATGGCTTAGGCGTTCTTCGGACCTCACTGTTGTATTTTTTTACAAAACTGGGACTAATGCGCTGGAAGATTCTGACGTAG